Below is a window of Pirellulales bacterium DNA.
AGCCCGCTGATCTACGGCGATGGCAGGCAGTCGCGCGACTTTACGTTCGTGGGCAACGTCGTCCACGGCAACCTGCTGGCGGCCGATGCGCCCGGCGTAAGTGGCCGGGTCTTCAACGTCGCCAACGGCCGCTCGACGAACTTGCTGAGGCTCATCGAGCTGTTGAACGAGTACCTGGGCACGAAAGTCGCTCCGGTCTTCAAGCCGCCCCGCGTCGGCGACGTGCGCGAAAGCCTGGCCGACATCAGCGAAGCTCGGCAGGCGCTCGGCTATGAACCGCAGGTCGAATTCGAAGAAGGCCTGCGCCGCACGATTGCCTATTACCGCGAGACGGCCGGCTGAACCTTGGCGATTTTTAGGCGGCGTTCAACGGAATCACGTAATACGTTTTGCCGTTGAACTCGCGCGGTTGCCAGTCTCGCGGTACTGGTTTGACGTCCCGCCGAACATCGTCCGGTTCAACCACCGAGAATTGCGCTGAAACTGGGGCGAAATGCGCCCTGTTGTTCGGCGCAAAGTCACCCGTCATCCATGTCAGCACCGCCGAGGCGCCGACGACCGCGCCCAAGGCAAATGCCCATAGAGCAAAGCGAAATCGCATGCGAAACCTCCCGCTGCAAGGTTTTTTTCAACTCGCCCCTGATTATATGCGGGCGATCTATTAGCGGTTGCCATGCCTGCCATGCGTTTTCGGGCGCAGCCGCTCTGGGCATGCCGTGGCCCAAAAGCGAGCCTGGTGGCTCGGCCGCTTAACGCTACTCAGCCTTTGCGGCCTTTGGCTTTTTGGGCTTGGCCACGGCCTTGGGCTTCGTAGCCTTCGCCGGTTTGGCCGTACCCGCCGCCTTGCGGGCCGCTGCGCGCTCGATCCCGATTTCGTTCCGCCGCCGCCGCCGACGACGCTCACGGGCCGCAACGCCTCCCCGATTCGCTCCCATCGTTCCATCCTTTATTGTTGATGAATGTTAA
It encodes the following:
- a CDS encoding GDP-mannose 4,6-dehydratase — translated: SPLIYGDGRQSRDFTFVGNVVHGNLLAADAPGVSGRVFNVANGRSTNLLRLIELLNEYLGTKVAPVFKPPRVGDVRESLADISEARQALGYEPQVEFEEGLRRTIAYYRETAG